Proteins from one Malassezia vespertilionis chromosome 2, complete sequence genomic window:
- a CDS encoding uncharacterized protein (COG:P; TransMembrane:6 (i12-32o44-61i82-101o113-134i281-303o315-333i); EggNog:ENOG503NV9V), which yields MVFSFGNETRILILLVIDVVFCVLELVSGYAVGSLALVADSFHMLNDIMSLIVALYAVRLVNRAVKHPLYSYGWQRAEILGALFNGVFLLALCFSIFMTALERMINLPDVSNPRLIVIVGSCGLASNIFGLMLFQGHAHAHGGHSHDHSHAHAHAHGHEHDHDHDIEHDAAARNDLQIAQQEAIENSVRDIVGHPARARAFVMDKAESLRNASREETEPLLRNRGDEYGSTGDDAHEGQYRGHDHSPSQGTVQETEEAVRLHRLSVGSSGHLHENMNMTGVFLHVLGDAIGNVGVIATGLFIWHTDYWWRFYMDPIISIIIACIIAHQALPLVKSASFILLQGVPSSVSLEGVRDSVLKVDGVLSLHDLHVWQLNENKIVASLHVMVDCSNEQTPRYMEIAGHIRNVLHLWGIHSSTIQPEFVAGGLKEAARLSGLFVQEQRDEHGRLLTPEGNLVESELPKQDPACLLACNENECQGAKCCSISPPGNQDSHMMTSESLKKATDAKPVDTKPVDTKPADTKPVDAKPVDAKPVDAKPADTTPAETDTKSSGGKPSHAPSKKNQKKKGKKGK from the exons ATGGTTTTTTCATTTGGCAACGAGACACGTATTCTCATCTTGTTGGTGATCGATGTGGTATTCTGCGTGCTGGAGCTAGTCAGTG GCTATGCGGTCGGTTCTCTGGCATTAGTCGCTGACAGCTTCCACATGCTGAACGACATCATGTCCTTGATTGTTGCGCTATATGCGGTCAGG CTTGTCAACAGAGCTGTAAAGCACCCCCTATATTCGTACGGCTGGCAACGCGCAGAGATCCTCGGTGCTCTGTTCAACGGTGTCTTTTTGCTTGCGCTCTGCTTTAGCATCTTTATGACTGCACTTGAGCGTATGATCAACTTGCCAGACGTCTCAAACCCTCGTCTTATTGTTATTGTCGGATCGTGTGGTCTTGCGTCCAACATCTTTGGACTGATGCTCTTCCAAGGCCACGCTCACGCTCACGGCGGTCATAGTCACGACCACAGTCATGCACATGCACATGCACATGGCCATGAACACGACCACGACCACGACATTGAGCATGatgctgcggcacgcaaTGATTTGCAAATTGCCCAGCAAGAGGCTATCGAAAAcagcgtgcgcgacatTGTGGGCCatcctgcacgcgcgcgtgcattcgTTATGGACAAGGCCGAATCGCTTCGTAATGCTTCGCGCGAAGAGACAGAGCCTCTTCTTCGTAATCGTGGCGACGAGTACGGATCCACTGGCGACGATGCACACGAAGGACAATACCGCGGCCACGACCACAGTCCCAGCCAAGGCACCGTTCAAGAAACCGAGGAGGCCGTCCGCCTTCACCGCCTTTCTGTGGGCTCGTCTGGCCACTTGCATGAAAACATGAACATGACTGGCGTGTTTTTGCACGTTTTGGGCGATGCGATCGGCAACGTTGGTGTGATTGCCACGGGCTTGTTTATCTGGCACACGGACTACTGGTGGCGATTTTACATGGACCCGATCATCTCAATCATTATTGCGTGTATCATTGCACACCAAGCGCTTCCGCTGGTTAAATCCGCATCGTTTATTCTGCTTCAAGGCGTGCCGTCGTCTGTGTCTTTGGAGGGCGTGCGGGACTCTGTGCTCAAGGTAGACGGCGTGCTGAGTTTGCATGATCTACACGTCTGGCAGCTAAACGAAAACAAGATTGTGGCTAGTCTGCATGTGATGGTGGATTGCTCGAACGAACAAACTCCGCGGTACATGGAGATTGCAGGCCATATTCGTAATGTGCTTCACCTTTGGGGTATTCATTCCTCCACGATCCAGCCCGAGTTTGTCGCTGGTGGACTGAAAGAGGCTGCTCGACTCAGTGGTTTGTTTGTACAGGAGCAGCGTGATGAACATGGACGACTTTTGACGCCCGAAGGCAACTTAGTAGAGTCGGAGCTGCCAAAGCAGGACCCTGCATGCTTGCTTGCATGCAACGAAAACGAATGCCAAGGAGCCAAGTGCTGCTCGATTTCTCCTCCTGGCAATCAAGACAGTCACATGATGACGTCGGAAAGTCTCAAGAAGGCTACCGATGCAAAGCCCGTTGATACAAAGCCTGTTGATACAAAGCCTGCCGATACAAAGCCTGTTGATGCAAAGCCTGTTGATGCAAAGCCTGTTGATGCAAAGCCTGCCGACACAACGCCTGCCGAAACCGACACTAAGTCCTCGGGAGGCAAACCTTCTCACGCCCCCAGTAAAAAGAATCAGAAAAAGAAAGGCAAGAAAGGCAAATAA